The Suncus etruscus isolate mSunEtr1 chromosome 14, mSunEtr1.pri.cur, whole genome shotgun sequence genome contains a region encoding:
- the LOC126027265 gene encoding 5-hydroxyisourate hydrolase-like isoform X3, which translates to MSGSRLRTLQGHLCSPEGRAMEHTTSLLTTHVLDTASGLPAQGLCLQLSRLEDHGRLWTELRKSFLNSPSYTDTDGRCPGLLPPGQMKVGTYKLFFDTESYWRKRGQESFYPYVEVVFTIKDETHKFHVPLLLSPWSYTTYRGS; encoded by the exons ATGAGTGGTTCGCGGCTACGAACGCTGCAAGGACACCTGTGCTCCCCGGAG GGCCGAGCCATGGAACACACTACAAGCCTACTGACCACACATGTGCTGGACACCGCCTCAGGACTCCCGGCCCAAGGCCTGTGCCTGCAACTCTCCAGGCTCGAGGACCATGGCCGGCTGTGGACAGAGCTGCGGAAAAG CTTTCTGAACTCTCCCAGCTACACAGACACAGATGGGCGCTGCCCTGGGCTACTGCCCCCAGGCCAGATGAAGGTGGGCACCTATAAACTGTTCTTCGACACTGAGAGCTACTGGAGGAAGAGAGGCCAGGAGAGCTTCTACCCCTATGTGGAG GTCGTCTTCACCATCAAGGATGAGACCCACAAGTTCCATGTGCCCCTGCTGCTAAGTCCATGGTCCTATACCACATACCGAGGGAGCTAG
- the LOC126027265 gene encoding 5-hydroxyisourate hydrolase-like isoform X4, which produces MSGSRLRTLQGHLCSPEGRAMEHTTSLLTTHVLDTASGLPAQGLCLQLSRLEDHGRLWTELRKSYTDTDGRCPGLLPPGQMKVGTYKLFFDTESYWRKRGQESFYPYVEVVFTIKDETHKFHVPLLLSPWSYTTYRGS; this is translated from the exons ATGAGTGGTTCGCGGCTACGAACGCTGCAAGGACACCTGTGCTCCCCGGAG GGCCGAGCCATGGAACACACTACAAGCCTACTGACCACACATGTGCTGGACACCGCCTCAGGACTCCCGGCCCAAGGCCTGTGCCTGCAACTCTCCAGGCTCGAGGACCATGGCCGGCTGTGGACAGAGCTGCGGAAAAG CTACACAGACACAGATGGGCGCTGCCCTGGGCTACTGCCCCCAGGCCAGATGAAGGTGGGCACCTATAAACTGTTCTTCGACACTGAGAGCTACTGGAGGAAGAGAGGCCAGGAGAGCTTCTACCCCTATGTGGAG GTCGTCTTCACCATCAAGGATGAGACCCACAAGTTCCATGTGCCCCTGCTGCTAAGTCCATGGTCCTATACCACATACCGAGGGAGCTAG
- the LOC126027265 gene encoding 5-hydroxyisourate hydrolase-like isoform X2, translating into MSGSRLRTLQGHLCSPEGRAMEHTTSLLTTHVLDTASGLPAQGLCLQLSRLEDHGRLWTELRKSYTDTDGRCPGLLPPGQMKVGTYKLFFDTESYWRKRGQESFYPYVEVRPHPPIFPAKLTCFEVPEERSLGPFKHTQSIPALCDSAPCGYWSLPSQPSYLPLTWPAGASQDSVYPLVFGLLAMSSMGG; encoded by the exons ATGAGTGGTTCGCGGCTACGAACGCTGCAAGGACACCTGTGCTCCCCGGAG GGCCGAGCCATGGAACACACTACAAGCCTACTGACCACACATGTGCTGGACACCGCCTCAGGACTCCCGGCCCAAGGCCTGTGCCTGCAACTCTCCAGGCTCGAGGACCATGGCCGGCTGTGGACAGAGCTGCGGAAAAG CTACACAGACACAGATGGGCGCTGCCCTGGGCTACTGCCCCCAGGCCAGATGAAGGTGGGCACCTATAAACTGTTCTTCGACACTGAGAGCTACTGGAGGAAGAGAGGCCAGGAGAGCTTCTACCCCTATGTGGAGGTGAGGCCTCATCCCCCCATATTCCCTGCCAAGCTCACCTGCTTTGAAGTCCCAGAAGAAAGGTCTTTGGGCCCCTTTAAACACACCCAATCTATCCCTGCCTTGTGTGACTCAGCCCCTTGTGGATACTGGAGCCTTCCAAGCCAGCCTAGCTACCTCCCACTCACCTGGCCTGCAGGGGCCTCACAAGACTCGGTCTATCCTCTAGTCTTCGGACTTCTGGCGATGAGTTCCATGGGAGGGTGA
- the LOC126027265 gene encoding 5-hydroxyisourate hydrolase-like isoform X1, giving the protein MSGSRLRTLQGHLCSPEGRAMEHTTSLLTTHVLDTASGLPAQGLCLQLSRLEDHGRLWTELRKSFLNSPSYTDTDGRCPGLLPPGQMKVGTYKLFFDTESYWRKRGQESFYPYVEVRPHPPIFPAKLTCFEVPEERSLGPFKHTQSIPALCDSAPCGYWSLPSQPSYLPLTWPAGASQDSVYPLVFGLLAMSSMGG; this is encoded by the exons ATGAGTGGTTCGCGGCTACGAACGCTGCAAGGACACCTGTGCTCCCCGGAG GGCCGAGCCATGGAACACACTACAAGCCTACTGACCACACATGTGCTGGACACCGCCTCAGGACTCCCGGCCCAAGGCCTGTGCCTGCAACTCTCCAGGCTCGAGGACCATGGCCGGCTGTGGACAGAGCTGCGGAAAAG CTTTCTGAACTCTCCCAGCTACACAGACACAGATGGGCGCTGCCCTGGGCTACTGCCCCCAGGCCAGATGAAGGTGGGCACCTATAAACTGTTCTTCGACACTGAGAGCTACTGGAGGAAGAGAGGCCAGGAGAGCTTCTACCCCTATGTGGAGGTGAGGCCTCATCCCCCCATATTCCCTGCCAAGCTCACCTGCTTTGAAGTCCCAGAAGAAAGGTCTTTGGGCCCCTTTAAACACACCCAATCTATCCCTGCCTTGTGTGACTCAGCCCCTTGTGGATACTGGAGCCTTCCAAGCCAGCCTAGCTACCTCCCACTCACCTGGCCTGCAGGGGCCTCACAAGACTCGGTCTATCCTCTAGTCTTCGGACTTCTGGCGATGAGTTCCATGGGAGGGTGA